DNA from Pseudoxanthomonas sp. CF385:
CCGGCACGCCGGCGACGAACGACCGCTTCCTGCTGCAGCCCACCGCCGGTGCGGCCGGCGCCCTGAGCGTGGCGATCACCGACCCCAGCCGCATCGCCGCGGCGACGCCGGTGAAGGCGACCACCGACCTGGCCAACACCGGCAGCGGCAAGCTCAGCGGCCTGAAGGTCACCGATGCCGCCAACGCGGGCCTGCTGACGCCCGTCGACATCGAGTTCATCGACGCCACGCAATACACGATCAATGGCACCGGTCCGTTCGCCTACACGCCGGGCCAGACCATCGCCTACAACGGCTGGAGCGTGGTCCTGGACGGCGCGCCCGCCGCCGGCGACACCTTCAACGTGGGCCCCACCGGCGCCAATTCCAGCGACAACGGCAACGCCAAGCTGCTGTCCAATCTCGACGATGCACGCGTACTCAACGGCGGCACGCTGACGCTCAATGGCGCGATCGGCGGGCTGACCACGCAGGTCGGTTCGGCGGCGCGCCAGGCGGACTATTCCGCACAGGCGCAGCAGGTCATCCACGACCAGGCGCAGGCCGCGCGCGATGCGGTTTCCGGCGTCAACCTGGACGAGGAAGCCGCCGACCTGATGCGCCTGCAGCAGGCCTACCAGGCGGCGTCGCAGATCATCGCCACCGCCGACACGCTCTTCCAATCCCTCCTGGCCGCGACCCGCCGATGAACTACCGCATCTCCACCGGCATGATGTACCAGCAGTCGATCACGACGATGCTTGCCAAGCAGGCGAAGCTGGCGCACACCCAGCAGCAGTTGGCCAGCGGCCAGCGCCTGGTCACCGCGAAGGACGATCCCGTCGCCGCCGGCACGGCGGTCGGCCTGGACCGCGCCGTGGCCGAACTCGAACGCTTCGGCATGAACGCGAATGCGGTGCAGAACCGCCTCGGCCTGCAGGAGAACGCGTTGACCCAGGTCGGTGATGCGATGGCGCGCGTCAACGAGCTCGTCATCCAGGCCAACAACGCGGCGATGGGCGAAGACAGTCGCAAGGCGATCAGCACGGAACTGAAGGCGATCTACGCCGGCCTGCTCGACCTGGCCAACAGCACCGACGGCGCCGGGCGCTACCTGTTCGGCGGTACCAGCGACGGCAGTGCACCGTTCGCGATCTCCGGCGGTGGCGTGATCTACAGCGGCGACCAGACCCAGCGGCAGGTGGAAGTGGCGCCGGACATGTTCGTCGCCGACGCGCTGCCGGGCAGCGAGGTGTTCCTGCGCCTGCGCACCGGCGACGGGCGCATCGACGGCCAGGCCGCCATGGGCAATACCGGCACCGGCCTGTTGATGGGCTTCAGCGTCACCGATTCCACGGCATGGGACGGCGGCACCTACACGCTCAGCTTCGGTGCCAACGACACGTACCAGGTACTGGACAGCGGCGGCAATCCGGTCGCCTCCGGCACCTACGCCAAGGGCGAGAGCATCGCGTTCGCCGGCGTGCAGATGAAGATCGACGGGCAACCGGCCAACGGCGACAGCTTCACCCTGGGGCCTGCCGGCGCGCGCGACATTTTCGCCACGGTGCAGGGCCTGATCACCACGCTGGAAAGCAACCCCACCACCGACGCGCAACGCGCCGCCATGCAGAACAACCTGCAGGCCGCGATGCGCGACGTCGCCACCGCGCAGGGGAAGATGATCGATGCGCGCGCCAGTGGCGGCGCGCAGCTGTCCGCCATCGACGACGCGGCGGCGCTGCGCGAGGCCAACAACGTCACCCTGCAGGGCACGCTGTCCACCCTGCGCGATCTGGACTGGGCCGAGGCCATCGGCCGCTACCAGATGGAAAACACCGCCCTGCAGGCCGCACAGACGGTCTTCATGCAGATGCAGTCGCTGTCGCTGTTCAAGCTGATGGGCTGACGACGGCGCCCTCCCCCTTTCAAGCAGTCCTTGCCCTCCCGCCGCGAACCCTCGCGGCGATTTTTTTTTGTAGGTGCCCTTCTCCCCGCCTGCGGGGAGAAGGTGCCCGGAGGGCGGATGAGGGGCCGAGCGCTGTAAGCCATCGGACGCTCCACCTTCACTTCTCCGTTCGCCCCTCACCCGCCTTCGG
Protein-coding regions in this window:
- the flgL gene encoding flagellar hook-associated protein FlgL; the protein is MNYRISTGMMYQQSITTMLAKQAKLAHTQQQLASGQRLVTAKDDPVAAGTAVGLDRAVAELERFGMNANAVQNRLGLQENALTQVGDAMARVNELVIQANNAAMGEDSRKAISTELKAIYAGLLDLANSTDGAGRYLFGGTSDGSAPFAISGGGVIYSGDQTQRQVEVAPDMFVADALPGSEVFLRLRTGDGRIDGQAAMGNTGTGLLMGFSVTDSTAWDGGTYTLSFGANDTYQVLDSGGNPVASGTYAKGESIAFAGVQMKIDGQPANGDSFTLGPAGARDIFATVQGLITTLESNPTTDAQRAAMQNNLQAAMRDVATAQGKMIDARASGGAQLSAIDDAAALREANNVTLQGTLSTLRDLDWAEAIGRYQMENTALQAAQTVFMQMQSLSLFKLMG